The DNA sequence ACCACCGGTTTGCCGTATGACAGGTAGTGAGAGATCTTCGAGGGGAAGTTCATGATATTCTCGCGCACCTCAGGCGGCCGCATACTGATAAACAGAGCAGCCCGGGAACAGATCTCATGGAGTTCAGCATCGTCCACAAACCCTTTGAAGACCACACGTTCGTCATCTCCAAACAGCTTGCGAACCTGCTCGCGGTCAGACCGCCCGCAAAGCACAAGCCGCCAGCCGCAGGCAGGAAGCTGACGCACTACAGCAGCAAGAAACGCAATCCCGCGGTAATGGTCAAGCGCACCGGTATAAACAACTCGACCCTCGTCCAGAATGCTGTCCTCCCAGTCGCCACGCCAATATGGCGCTCCGCCGTCAAGGTGCAGCGTCGGAACGGCACCCGGATAGTTGCACGCCGCCCAGTAGGAGAGAAAGACCACGCCGGACGCATACTGCGTCTCGTGTCGAATGGCCGCCCAGCCGTCAGCCCGCGGATCGTCTGCGTCCAAGATGATCGGAAAACACGGGACACTCAGTTCGGACGCCACACGCAGGGCGGCCACATGATACGGATGCAAGGTGTTATAGCAGACCACCGCATCAAACCGCCCGCTTCTCAACAGCTCGCGCACCCTCCGGGCATATGCACGGCATAGGTATGGCTCACGTAACCGGGCGATATTGGGATATCGGATGAACGACGGGCGGATCTCCGCGTCAAACTCCGCTTTTCCGCCGGGCCAGAAGTCGCCCTGTGGCCATGATTGCTCGTAACAATGGGTCAACCCGGCGACACTGGCCCCGTTCTTTCTGAGCCCGCCGAGCAGTCCGCGCGTCCAGACAGCAGCGGCCGGATTGGCCGCGCGGCGCCGTGCGATTGCCGCATCACTATGCAACGGGCCCAGCCAGAGGATACGAAGGTCTGACGAAGTATCAGCCATTGTTTACATCCGCCAATAGAAGGGGCGTCTCAGTTCCCGGCAACATCAGATCCGGCGGCGGCACACGCGGATGCCACAGACTTGGCATCTGCCCGAGGAACACCGCCCACATGCTGAAGGTCGACCAACTTGTGCCCACCACCAAACTCGACCGACTGAGAAGCAGCAGATCGTGGAGCGCGGGCGCAGACGGCATCACACGCAGGTTCTCGACCCCTTTCAGGAAGGCAAGCTCTGCCGGCGACGCGTCGCTGAACACCCGCACAGGCACGCCAGGCAACCGCTCACGCGCCGCGCCGATCGCCCTCAGGTACCAGGCGTCCGGTATCGTGTGCCCCCCGCATTTGAAATCGCCGCGCCGGATATGGACACCGATAGACGACACTCCCGCCGCCTCATCGACCCGTCTCACAATCGCGGGATTCGTGATTGCGCGCAAGCGCTCCGCAATCAGCGGCTGCTCCGACAGGAAAGGATTAAAGAACTGCTCCATGCCCCTGAACCAAATAACGCTGCGGCGCCCTTCCGAAGCAA is a window from the Lentisphaerota bacterium genome containing:
- a CDS encoding glycosyltransferase family 4 protein, with the translated sequence MADTSSDLRILWLGPLHSDAAIARRRAANPAAAVWTRGLLGGLRKNGASVAGLTHCYEQSWPQGDFWPGGKAEFDAEIRPSFIRYPNIARLREPYLCRAYARRVRELLRSGRFDAVVCYNTLHPYHVAALRVASELSVPCFPIILDADDPRADGWAAIRHETQYASGVVFLSYWAACNYPGAVPTLHLDGGAPYWRGDWEDSILDEGRVVYTGALDHYRGIAFLAAVVRQLPACGWRLVLCGRSDREQVRKLFGDDERVVFKGFVDDAELHEICSRAALFISMRPPEVRENIMNFPSKISHYLSYGKPVVSTWIDSFHPDYRGLLQVVSDEDPRAFAAAITDVLAWGLERRTEFRDRVRDWFTANKLWERQASRLLGWMKERSHGGVA